The genomic segment CCGGACGGCGGAGTTCGTCCCGGGTACGGGGGACCGGTGTGCCGTGCGGCGGCGCGGGGACACTCCGCGGGGCGGTGTGCTGTTCGGTCATGACGAGCTGCTCCTCCTGCCGGTTCGGAGCCGGCCGGTGCGACGGGCGGCCCCGCGTCCGCCGGAGGCCGGGTGGCGGACACGGGGCACCGCCGGACGCCTCTGCGGCGCCGCGGCCCGGCCAGCATCGGAAGAGAACGCGGAAGCGGGCAACTCGCATCGTTTGTGCAACGTATGGTGATGCCATGAGCGCATCGGAACGCGGGGGCCCGGCAACCGCCGGGACCGGCACGGCGGATACGGGGACGGAGACGGGCACGGTGGACGCGGCGGGCGCGGACCCGGCGGACTCGGTGGGGACGACCACGGGGGCGGTGGCGCGCCGGCTCGGGGTCTCCCCCGCCACCCTGCGCTCCTGGGACCGCCGTTACGGCATCGGTCCGGAGGTCCGGCGGGACGGCCGGCACCGCCGGTGGGCGCCGCGTGACATCGCGGTGCTGGAGGAGATGTGCCGGCTCACCGCCTCGGGCATCCCCCCGGCCGAGGCGGCCCGCGCCGCCCGCGCCGCCGGCCGTCCGCTCCGGGGCGGCCCGGAGGACTTCTCCGCCGCAGCACGCGCCACGTCACCCGGCGCGTCACCCGGCGGGCCGTCCGGGGAACCGTCCAGCGCACCGTCCCCCGCCGCGGGCCGCGCTCCCGCCGCACCGCCGCCCGCGGCACCGGTCGCCGCGACCGCCGGTGCGTCCCCCGTACCGGCCCTGCCGGCCCCCCGCGGTGCCGCCCGGCAGCCCGGTTCCGGCAACGGGCTGCCGCTCGGTGACGTACGGCAGGAGTGCCGCGGTCTCGCGCGCGCCGCCGTGCGCCTGGACGCGGCGGCCGTGGAGCGGTTGCTGGCGTCCGCCGTCGGACAGCACGGCCTGGTCACGGCCTGGGAGGAGGTGATGGTGCCGGCCCTGCGCGCGGCGGGCCGCAAGTGGGAGACGGCCGGGGACCGTTATGTCGAGGTGGAGCACCTGCTGTCCTGGCACATCTCCTCGGCGCTGCGCCGGGTGCCCACCGCCCCGCCCTCGCCGCCCGGGGTACCCGGGATTCCGCCCGTGCTGCTGGCCTGCGTCCCGGACGAGCAGCACGCTCTGCCGCTGGAGGCGCTGGCGGCCGGTTTGGCCGAACAGGGGTTCCCCGTCCGGATGTTCGGTGCGGCACTGCCGGCGGAGGCACTGGACGCGGCGGTGCGGCGCACCGGTCCGGCGGCCGTCGTCCTGTGGTCGCAGAGCCGTTCGACCGCCAACCGCCCGCTGGCGCGGCACGTCGCCGCCAGCGAGTGGGGGGTGAAGGGCGCACGGACCCAGCCGGCGGTGCTGCTCGCCGGTCCGGGCTGGGCGGGGCCGCCCGTCCCGGGGACACTGCGGCCGCTCGGGCTGCGGGAGGCGCTGGAGGCGCTCGGCCGCCTGTGCCACACGGTGCCCGGAGGGCCGGCGGGGCCGTAGCGGAGAACCGCGGCCGCCTCGGCCCGGCCGCCCGGCCGGTGGGCCCTCCGCCGGCCCGTCCCGAGTCCGTACCCGCCCCCGTCGCCACGCCCGAGCCGGGCACCGGCGGCCGGCTCCGGCCGCCACGGCGGACAGTGGGAGTGCCGGCGGGCGCCCGCGGCACGGCCGGGCACGGGCACCATCGCGGCGCGGGAACGAGCCGGTGCGGTGGCCGGGGGCCGCCGGCGGCGCACGGAGCCGCGCCACACCGCGCCGCCCTTCGTGGCGGCCGCCGCCGGCCGCACGGTCAGTCGCGCCCGCGGGCCCGTTTGAAGCGGGCCAGGCCCTCGGCGAGGCCGATGACCGGCTCCGGATAGCCGTACCGGGCCCGCTCGGCCGCCGCCATCCGCCACGGCTCGTGGACGAACCGGCGTTCGACGTCCGCCAGTTCGGGGACCCAGCGGCGGACATAGGCGCCGCCGGGGTCGAAGCGGCGTCCCTGGGCGACCGGGTTGAGCACCCGGTGCGGCCGGGTGTCGGTGCCCGTTCCGGCGACCCACTGCCAGTTGAGCTGGTTGTTGGCGAGGTCTCCGTCGACCAGCCACTCCAGGAAGTGCCGGGCGCCGGTGCGCCAGTCGACGTACAGGGTCTTGGAGAGGAAGCTCGCCGCGAGCAGCCGGCCGCGGTTGTGCGT from the Streptomyces xinghaiensis S187 genome contains:
- a CDS encoding MerR family transcriptional regulator, which codes for MSASERGGPATAGTGTADTGTETGTVDAAGADPADSVGTTTGAVARRLGVSPATLRSWDRRYGIGPEVRRDGRHRRWAPRDIAVLEEMCRLTASGIPPAEAARAARAAGRPLRGGPEDFSAAARATSPGASPGGPSGEPSSAPSPAAGRAPAAPPPAAPVAATAGASPVPALPAPRGAARQPGSGNGLPLGDVRQECRGLARAAVRLDAAAVERLLASAVGQHGLVTAWEEVMVPALRAAGRKWETAGDRYVEVEHLLSWHISSALRRVPTAPPSPPGVPGIPPVLLACVPDEQHALPLEALAAGLAEQGFPVRMFGAALPAEALDAAVRRTGPAAVVLWSQSRSTANRPLARHVAASEWGVKGARTQPAVLLAGPGWAGPPVPGTLRPLGLREALEALGRLCHTVPGGPAGP